In one Trichlorobacter lovleyi SZ genomic region, the following are encoded:
- a CDS encoding macro domain-containing protein yields the protein MREMQVDIWSYQGQAVIAITTNGSLTRDGRAIMGKGVAKQAAERFPELRHQLGRLLQVRGNHVHEIMPGLVSFPVEETPYSLPELRLIRRSAEELRLLADQCGWTQVLVPRPGCGGGGMRWQEVQPVLEEFFDDRFIVVSAPEHEN from the coding sequence ATGCGTGAGATGCAGGTTGATATCTGGTCGTATCAAGGGCAGGCCGTCATTGCTATTACCACCAATGGCTCGCTAACCCGTGACGGCAGGGCCATCATGGGCAAGGGGGTTGCCAAACAGGCTGCGGAACGCTTTCCTGAACTCCGCCATCAATTGGGCCGGTTGCTGCAGGTACGCGGCAACCATGTCCATGAGATCATGCCCGGCCTGGTCAGCTTTCCGGTCGAGGAAACCCCGTATTCACTGCCTGAACTGCGTTTGATCAGGCGTTCTGCAGAGGAATTGCGCCTGTTGGCTGATCAGTGCGGCTGGACACAGGTGCTTGTTCCACGGCCCGGCTGTGGCGGCGGCGGAATGCGCTGGCAGGAGGTACAGCCGGTGCTGGAAGAGTTTTTTGATGATCGTTTCATCGTTGTGTCTGCACCAGAACATGAAAATTGA
- a CDS encoding radical SAM protein, whose product MATSCEQMKKIQGHPCFEGNHHKTGRMHLAVAPACNIKCGYCTRKHDCANESRPGVASRLMTPSEALDKVREVMASPILGPTMRVVGIAGPGDPLANQQTFETFKLVGEAFPDLIKCMSTNGLLLPESLERLHALGLHSLTVTINATNAETAAQIYRHIYYHGKRYSGRDAAEILLASQYEGVQRAVELGMVVKVNTVLIPGINEAEVPLIAERIKGLGAFVMNVMPLIPQADLAHIPAPSAEQLAEVRNNNERIISQMRHCKQCRADAIGLL is encoded by the coding sequence ATGGCAACATCCTGTGAGCAGATGAAGAAAATTCAGGGACATCCCTGTTTTGAAGGTAACCATCACAAGACCGGCCGGATGCATCTGGCTGTGGCCCCGGCCTGTAATATCAAATGCGGCTACTGCACCCGCAAGCATGACTGCGCCAATGAATCCCGGCCCGGTGTTGCCAGCCGTCTGATGACCCCGTCCGAGGCGCTGGACAAGGTGCGGGAAGTAATGGCCTCGCCGATCCTGGGGCCGACCATGCGGGTGGTGGGGATTGCCGGACCGGGCGATCCGCTGGCCAATCAACAGACCTTTGAGACTTTCAAGCTGGTCGGGGAGGCCTTTCCGGACCTGATCAAGTGTATGAGCACCAACGGCCTGCTGCTGCCTGAGTCGCTTGAGCGGCTGCATGCCCTGGGGCTGCACAGCCTGACCGTCACCATCAACGCGACCAACGCTGAAACTGCAGCGCAGATCTACCGCCACATCTACTACCACGGCAAACGCTACAGCGGCAGGGATGCCGCCGAGATCCTGCTGGCCAGTCAGTATGAAGGGGTACAGCGAGCCGTTGAGCTGGGGATGGTGGTCAAGGTTAACACCGTGCTGATCCCCGGTATCAACGAGGCCGAAGTCCCGTTGATAGCAGAGCGGATTAAAGGGCTGGGGGCCTTTGTGATGAACGTGATGCCGCTGATTCCCCAGGCGGATCTGGCGCATATTCCGGCCCCCAGTGCAGAGCAGCTGGCAGAGGTACGTAACAACAACGAGCGGATCATCAGCCAGATGCGGCATTGCAAGCAGTGCCGGGCCGACGCAATCGGGCTGTTATAG
- a CDS encoding GNAT family N-acetyltransferase codes for MQISNFTPNDIHPFLSMAKDEGWISTRRELAFLLERSPQGCLVCHDGEKPVGFVTAVRHGKSGWIGNLLVAAGERGRGIGTALFKQAMQVLQRADVLTLWLTASSAGRPIYERNGFTVCDRIRRWEGLGGEPEPAAAVKKMHSGWEEIDFLGWGDDRTALLAHAADGGSVRGSEGGFLVVQSLGNHRQIGPYGALNLPTAEALMDGIQQQGGATMLDVPAANRAASKLLTSRGFTVCSEVDLMYAGQPPAYHPEYIFGLASMGSMG; via the coding sequence ATGCAGATCAGCAACTTCACTCCCAACGATATCCACCCCTTTTTGTCCATGGCAAAAGATGAAGGGTGGATCAGTACCCGCCGTGAGCTGGCCTTTTTGCTGGAACGTTCTCCGCAAGGGTGCCTGGTCTGTCATGACGGAGAAAAGCCGGTGGGGTTTGTCACTGCAGTCCGGCATGGCAAATCAGGCTGGATCGGGAACCTGCTGGTTGCAGCCGGTGAGCGTGGGCGTGGGATCGGCACGGCACTGTTCAAGCAGGCCATGCAGGTTCTGCAGCGCGCAGATGTACTGACGCTCTGGCTGACTGCATCCAGTGCCGGGCGGCCGATCTATGAACGCAATGGTTTCACGGTCTGTGACCGGATCCGGCGTTGGGAAGGGCTGGGTGGTGAACCTGAGCCTGCAGCAGCGGTAAAGAAGATGCATTCGGGCTGGGAAGAGATTGATTTTCTGGGATGGGGGGATGACCGGACAGCCCTGCTGGCACATGCTGCCGATGGTGGTTCGGTACGCGGCAGCGAGGGCGGGTTTCTGGTTGTGCAGAGCCTTGGCAACCACCGCCAGATCGGTCCCTATGGCGCCTTGAACCTTCCAACGGCCGAGGCGCTGATGGACGGTATCCAGCAGCAGGGAGGGGCCACCATGCTGGATGTACCGGCAGCAAACCGCGCCGCCTCAAAGCTGTTGACCAGCAGGGGCTTCACAGTCTGCAGCGAGGTGGATCTGATGTATGCGGGGCAGCCACCGGCTTATCACCCGGAGTATATCTTCGGGCTGGCCAGTATGGGGAGTATGGGTTAA
- the nifV gene encoding homocitrate synthase: MKTSEIIIDDTTLRDGEQTAGVVFSRREKLAIARLLDLIGVQEIECGIPAMGADEQDSIRALVEMELSARLITWNRALIPEIQASIDCGIKAVDISLSVSDQMISRKLKKDRTAVKEQLKTALGFARQHDLYVSVGGEDASRADLGFLVELLQITRELGGDRFRFCDTLGIMDPFSMYDKVAWLRAAVPEVEIEVHTHNDLGMATANAIAGIRAGARFVNTTVNGLGERAGNAALEEVVMGLKHACGIETGIDTHRFRELSLMVAKASRRELPSWKAVVGERVFAHESGLHADGVLKDPHNYEGFDPAEVGLVRQIVVGKHSGASGLIDRYRSLGIVLSRDDAGLLLPVVRLEALRRKRDLKDRELVNIYLNGAELLKAA; encoded by the coding sequence ATGAAAACTTCAGAAATTATCATCGATGATACCACCCTGCGGGATGGTGAGCAGACCGCCGGTGTGGTCTTTTCCCGCCGGGAAAAACTGGCCATTGCCCGGTTGCTGGACCTGATCGGTGTGCAGGAGATCGAGTGCGGCATTCCGGCCATGGGAGCGGATGAGCAGGACAGCATCCGCGCCCTGGTGGAAATGGAGCTGTCTGCCCGCCTGATCACCTGGAACCGGGCCCTGATCCCTGAGATTCAGGCCAGTATTGACTGCGGTATCAAGGCGGTGGATATCTCGCTCTCGGTATCGGATCAGATGATCAGCCGCAAGCTGAAAAAAGACCGCACTGCAGTCAAAGAACAGCTGAAAACAGCCCTGGGCTTTGCCAGACAGCATGATCTGTATGTGTCGGTTGGTGGTGAAGATGCCAGCCGGGCTGATCTGGGCTTTCTGGTGGAACTGCTGCAGATCACCCGCGAACTGGGGGGGGACCGCTTCCGCTTCTGCGATACCCTGGGCATCATGGACCCCTTCAGCATGTACGACAAGGTGGCCTGGCTGCGGGCCGCCGTGCCTGAAGTGGAGATTGAGGTCCACACCCACAATGATCTGGGCATGGCCACGGCCAATGCCATTGCCGGCATCAGGGCCGGTGCCCGTTTTGTGAATACCACCGTCAACGGCCTGGGTGAACGGGCCGGTAATGCCGCCCTGGAAGAGGTGGTGATGGGCTTGAAACATGCCTGCGGCATTGAAACCGGCATAGATACCCATCGTTTCCGTGAACTGTCACTGATGGTGGCCAAGGCCTCCCGGCGGGAGCTGCCTTCCTGGAAGGCGGTGGTGGGTGAGCGGGTCTTTGCCCATGAATCCGGGCTGCATGCCGATGGCGTACTGAAAGATCCCCACAACTACGAAGGGTTTGATCCGGCTGAAGTGGGGCTGGTGCGTCAGATTGTGGTGGGCAAACATTCCGGTGCCAGCGGCCTGATCGATCGCTACCGCAGCCTGGGGATTGTACTCTCCCGGGATGATGCCGGTCTGTTGCTGCCGGTGGTACGGCTGGAGGCGTTGCGCCGCAAGCGTGACCTGAAAGACCGGGAACTGGTGAATATCTATCTGAACGGAGCAGAGCTGCTGAAGGCAGCCTGA
- a CDS encoding ArsC/Spx/MgsR family protein encodes MARITFYTKIGCLTSQKQLALLQEAGHQVVLQDLLAHPWTAEELRSYFGDLPVQDWFNPNATRIKSGEIDPEAYAADEALAVMLQDHLLIRRPLMESGNSRRCGFDPAVIHDWVGLAKHGDAFVFRGDLSSCSNPGAVASACP; translated from the coding sequence GTGGCCCGTATTACGTTTTATACAAAGATAGGATGCTTAACCTCACAGAAGCAGCTGGCGCTGTTGCAGGAGGCGGGGCATCAGGTGGTGCTGCAGGATCTGCTGGCCCATCCCTGGACCGCCGAGGAGCTGCGGTCCTACTTTGGTGATCTGCCGGTGCAGGATTGGTTTAATCCCAATGCCACACGTATCAAGTCGGGCGAGATTGATCCTGAGGCCTATGCGGCTGATGAGGCGCTTGCCGTGATGCTGCAGGATCACCTCCTGATCCGGCGGCCTCTGATGGAATCCGGCAACAGCAGACGATGCGGATTCGATCCGGCTGTTATCCATGACTGGGTCGGGCTTGCCAAGCATGGTGATGCCTTTGTGTTCAGGGGCGATCTTTCCAGCTGTTCCAATCCCGGCGCTGTGGCATCTGCCTGCCCTTGA
- the cowN gene encoding N(2)-fixation sustaining protein CowN translates to MSKPDRYVSFVGIDGDSNARKLVALLRRHIDDPARTNRFWELFKDKLEKINKPDETSGFSQDELYLVHAYINNIRELFETYDDQPALALLDRIEAESC, encoded by the coding sequence ATGAGTAAACCTGACCGCTATGTTTCATTTGTGGGGATTGATGGCGACTCAAATGCACGAAAGCTGGTGGCGCTGCTCCGCCGCCATATTGATGACCCTGCCAGGACCAATCGCTTTTGGGAGCTGTTTAAAGACAAACTGGAGAAGATCAATAAGCCGGATGAAACCAGCGGTTTCAGTCAGGATGAGCTGTATCTGGTCCATGCCTATATCAATAACATCAGAGAGCTGTTCGAGACCTACGATGACCAGCCGGCCCTGGCACTGCTGGACCGGATTGAGGCGGAAAGCTGCTGA
- a CDS encoding FKBP-type peptidyl-prolyl cis-trans isomerase, whose translation MKQARHGSTVTVSYIGTLDTGRIFDSTETSGPLTFTIGNDQVFSALEQAIIGMAAGETKNILIPAAEAYGPRLDANIIKVKREMFPAERELRIGEKLRIEFSGGRERILVILEADQKEVTLDGNHPLAGCDLTFALRLDALQ comes from the coding sequence ATGAAACAGGCCCGACACGGCAGTACGGTGACGGTCAGTTATATCGGCACCCTGGATACCGGCCGGATCTTCGACAGCACCGAAACCAGCGGCCCGTTAACCTTTACCATCGGCAATGACCAGGTCTTTTCTGCGCTGGAACAGGCCATCATCGGCATGGCTGCGGGCGAGACCAAGAATATCCTGATCCCTGCGGCAGAGGCCTACGGGCCGCGCCTTGATGCCAATATCATCAAGGTGAAGCGGGAGATGTTTCCGGCTGAACGGGAGCTGCGGATCGGTGAAAAGCTGCGGATTGAATTCAGCGGCGGCAGAGAGCGGATATTGGTGATTCTGGAGGCGGATCAGAAGGAAGTAACGCTGGATGGTAATCACCCCCTGGCGGGATGTGATCTGACCTTTGCCCTGCGGCTGGATGCACTGCAATGA
- a CDS encoding zinc ribbon domain-containing protein YjdM — protein MSELPKCPSCSSSYTYEDGDNYVCPECAHEWPVVAAEEAVAARVVRDAFGTELKDGDSVTVIKDLKVKGASAPVKVGTKVRNIRIVDGDHDIDCRIDGFGSMGLKSEFVKKA, from the coding sequence ATGAGTGAATTACCGAAATGCCCGTCCTGCAGTTCCAGCTACACCTACGAGGACGGCGATAACTATGTCTGCCCGGAGTGCGCCCATGAATGGCCGGTTGTTGCGGCAGAGGAGGCGGTTGCGGCGCGGGTGGTGCGGGATGCCTTTGGCACAGAGCTGAAGGATGGCGATAGCGTGACCGTGATCAAGGACCTGAAGGTCAAGGGGGCGTCAGCACCGGTCAAGGTCGGCACCAAGGTCAGAAACATCCGCATTGTGGATGGCGATCATGATATCGATTGCAGGATTGACGGGTTCGGTTCCATGGGGTTGAAATCGGAGTTTGTCAAAAAGGCCTGA
- the purT gene encoding formate-dependent phosphoribosylglycinamide formyltransferase encodes MSIGTPLKAGATKLLLLGSGELGKEVALEAQRLGVEVIAVDRYADAPAMQVAHRSHVISMLDREALRRVIEQERPDLIVPEIEAIDTVFLLELEQAGQRVIPTARAANLTMNREGIRRLAAEELGLPTAPYAFASSAAELRAAADSIGFPCVVKPIMSSSGKGQSVVKTAAEVDTAWQYAMDGARGASDTVIIEGFIDFDYEITQLTVRHAGGTSFCPPIGHVQIKGDYHESWQPMAMSPAALAEARRQAEMVTTALGGYGIFGVELFIKGDTVLFSEVSPRPHDTGMVTMISQNLSQFELHVRAILGLPVPEILNLAPSASHVILATDSQETVRFTGVAEALSVPTAKLRLFGKPDTRPGRRMGVALTQGASTDEARSRAEASAHCVRIVPQG; translated from the coding sequence ATGAGCATTGGAACCCCGCTGAAGGCCGGTGCCACCAAACTGCTGTTGTTGGGATCAGGAGAACTGGGCAAGGAAGTTGCCCTGGAGGCGCAACGCCTGGGAGTGGAGGTGATCGCGGTTGACCGCTATGCCGATGCCCCGGCCATGCAGGTGGCCCACCGCAGCCATGTGATCAGCATGCTGGACCGGGAGGCGCTGCGCCGGGTGATTGAGCAGGAGCGGCCCGACCTGATCGTGCCGGAGATCGAGGCGATTGATACGGTCTTTCTGCTGGAACTGGAGCAGGCAGGCCAGCGGGTGATCCCTACGGCCCGGGCTGCCAACCTGACCATGAACCGCGAGGGTATCCGGCGTCTGGCAGCTGAGGAGCTGGGGCTGCCCACCGCCCCCTATGCCTTTGCCTCCAGTGCGGCAGAGCTGCGGGCTGCTGCCGACAGCATCGGGTTCCCCTGCGTGGTCAAGCCGATCATGAGTTCATCCGGCAAGGGGCAGAGCGTGGTGAAAACCGCAGCCGAGGTGGATACGGCCTGGCAGTACGCCATGGATGGCGCCCGCGGTGCCTCGGATACGGTCATCATTGAAGGGTTTATCGATTTTGACTACGAGATCACCCAGCTGACCGTGCGCCATGCCGGCGGCACCTCCTTCTGCCCGCCGATCGGCCATGTGCAGATCAAGGGGGATTACCACGAATCATGGCAGCCGATGGCCATGTCACCGGCAGCCCTGGCTGAGGCGCGGCGTCAGGCGGAGATGGTCACCACCGCCCTGGGCGGTTACGGGATCTTCGGGGTGGAGCTGTTTATCAAGGGGGATACGGTGCTGTTCAGCGAGGTCTCACCCCGCCCCCATGACACCGGCATGGTGACCATGATCTCCCAGAACCTGAGCCAGTTTGAGCTGCATGTGCGGGCCATCCTGGGGCTGCCGGTGCCTGAGATCCTGAATCTGGCCCCCTCTGCCAGCCATGTCATCCTGGCAACTGACAGCCAGGAGACGGTGCGCTTTACAGGTGTTGCAGAGGCCTTGAGCGTTCCCACGGCCAAGCTGCGCCTGTTCGGCAAGCCGGATACCCGCCCGGGCCGCCGCATGGGGGTTGCCCTGACCCAGGGGGCCAGCACCGATGAGGCCCGCAGCCGGGCCGAGGCCAGCGCCCATTGTGTACGGATTGTGCCGCAGGGATAG
- a CDS encoding M23 family metallopeptidase, translating to MKRSGIKILGTLAVIAVILISCGLLVPERLMIPVQGATKADWNAKSFWFSPWGASGVHKGIDIFAREGTPVIAASSGLVVNAGYIPAGGNVVSILGPKWRVHYYAHLKTVHVTSGAFVSKGSVIGTVGATGNAAGKAPHLHYAIITQIPYPWLFKAEKYGFERMFYLNPLEKLHTQSR from the coding sequence ATGAAACGATCCGGCATAAAAATTCTTGGCACGTTGGCAGTTATTGCGGTGATTCTTATCAGCTGCGGTTTGCTCGTGCCTGAACGTCTGATGATCCCGGTACAAGGCGCTACAAAAGCAGACTGGAACGCAAAAAGCTTCTGGTTCAGTCCATGGGGCGCGTCAGGAGTACACAAGGGAATCGACATCTTTGCCAGGGAGGGAACTCCGGTGATTGCCGCCAGTTCCGGGCTTGTGGTAAATGCCGGATATATCCCCGCCGGTGGTAATGTTGTTTCAATACTTGGCCCCAAATGGCGGGTTCATTACTACGCGCACCTGAAAACGGTACACGTTACGAGTGGCGCCTTTGTCAGCAAAGGCAGCGTCATTGGCACGGTAGGCGCGACAGGGAACGCAGCGGGTAAAGCGCCCCACCTCCATTACGCAATCATCACTCAAATTCCCTACCCGTGGCTTTTTAAGGCAGAAAAATATGGATTTGAGAGGATGTTCTATCTTAATCCGCTTGAGAAGTTGCACACTCAAAGCAGATGA
- a CDS encoding AAA family ATPase codes for MQARPYLKAISLKEDMITDWDKYPFNIPAIRNINTLQFHSGVTFFVGENGAGKSTLIESIALAMGFSSEGGTRNFNLATADTISTLHRYLKTIRSFATPKDYYFLRAESFYNVATYMDQVGGITSGYGDKLLHERSHGEAFMAALTLKLRGKGLYIFDEPEAALSPTRQMAAISAIHQLVKKESQFIIATHSPILLSYPDAKILHLDEHGISEISYEETEHFSITRSFLNNYKKLLPTLLED; via the coding sequence ATGCAGGCAAGACCATATCTGAAAGCAATCTCGCTGAAGGAAGATATGATTACGGATTGGGATAAGTATCCATTCAACATTCCTGCAATTCGGAATATCAATACACTTCAATTCCATTCCGGTGTGACATTCTTCGTCGGCGAAAATGGTGCTGGAAAATCTACACTTATCGAATCAATAGCTCTGGCGATGGGATTCAGTTCTGAGGGTGGAACACGGAATTTCAACCTCGCAACAGCGGACACAATATCAACACTTCACCGGTATTTAAAAACTATTCGGAGTTTTGCAACACCAAAGGACTATTACTTTCTTCGTGCTGAAAGTTTTTATAACGTTGCAACATATATGGATCAGGTTGGTGGCATTACTTCCGGTTATGGGGACAAATTGCTCCATGAACGTTCACACGGCGAGGCTTTTATGGCCGCGCTCACGCTGAAGCTCAGAGGGAAAGGCCTTTATATTTTTGACGAGCCAGAGGCCGCACTATCGCCAACGCGACAAATGGCGGCAATCTCGGCAATTCATCAATTAGTCAAAAAAGAATCGCAATTCATAATTGCAACCCATTCACCTATTCTACTGTCTTACCCCGATGCAAAGATTCTACATTTGGACGAGCATGGAATATCTGAGATTTCTTACGAGGAGACGGAACATTTTTCAATAACAAGAAGTTTCTTGAACAACTACAAGAAGCTCCTCCCTACTCTCCTGGAAGACTGA
- a CDS encoding IS110 family RNA-guided transposase produces the protein MEKCITYVGLDVHKNSIDVALADEGRDKEVRYYGTIDGSLDALDKVLRKLVSRGTELRFVYEAGPCGYDIYRHLTRKGFDCIVVAPSLIPKKSGSRIKNDRRDAEMLARLHRAGELTPVYVPRIEDEAMRDLCRARIDAKNAERKARQQLNAFLLRSGFRYSGKTLWSLAHWRWISDIHMTHSAQQITLQEYVDAVRSNTERVDRITEQICLLAAEWRLGPVVEALQALRGVSLVVASTTVAELGDLSRFDNPRHLMAYLGLVPSEHSSGESTQRGGITKTGNGHARRMLVEAAWSYRLPARVSRRLRDRQQNLPQAVWEIAWKAQLRLCARYKRLVTKGKQAQVVITAIARELSAFMWAIAQAVPVAS, from the coding sequence ATGGAAAAGTGTATCACGTATGTCGGGCTTGATGTTCACAAAAACTCCATAGATGTCGCTTTGGCCGATGAAGGCCGTGACAAGGAAGTCCGTTACTACGGCACTATTGACGGCAGTCTTGATGCATTGGACAAAGTTCTCAGAAAACTGGTTTCTCGTGGTACCGAACTTCGATTCGTCTATGAAGCTGGCCCGTGCGGTTATGACATCTATCGGCACCTAACCCGTAAGGGTTTTGATTGTATCGTGGTTGCCCCTTCTTTGATTCCCAAGAAGAGCGGCAGCCGAATAAAGAATGATCGGCGTGATGCCGAGATGCTGGCCCGTCTGCACCGAGCAGGCGAACTGACTCCGGTCTATGTTCCGCGCATCGAAGATGAGGCAATGCGCGACCTCTGCAGGGCCCGTATCGATGCAAAGAATGCTGAGCGAAAGGCCCGTCAGCAATTGAATGCATTTCTGCTGCGCAGCGGCTTCCGCTATAGCGGCAAAACACTCTGGAGTCTTGCCCATTGGCGTTGGATCTCCGACATACACATGACGCATTCCGCACAGCAGATCACCCTGCAGGAGTATGTGGATGCAGTCAGATCGAACACAGAGCGCGTTGATAGGATCACGGAACAGATTTGCCTGCTTGCTGCAGAATGGCGACTTGGTCCGGTTGTCGAAGCGCTCCAAGCTCTGCGGGGAGTCTCTCTGGTAGTTGCCTCAACCACCGTTGCTGAGCTTGGTGACTTGAGTCGCTTTGACAATCCCCGACATCTGATGGCGTATCTGGGGCTTGTACCTTCAGAACACTCAAGTGGAGAGTCAACACAGCGAGGCGGTATAACCAAGACTGGCAATGGACATGCACGCCGAATGCTGGTCGAAGCTGCCTGGTCGTATCGGTTGCCGGCACGGGTTAGCAGGCGACTTCGAGACCGACAACAGAATCTGCCGCAAGCGGTATGGGAGATTGCCTGGAAGGCACAGCTCAGACTTTGCGCCCGCTACAAACGACTTGTTACCAAAGGCAAGCAGGCACAGGTAGTCATTACCGCCATTGCCAGAGAACTGTCCGCATTCATGTGGGCTATAGCCCAAGCAGTACCAGTCGCATCGTAA
- a CDS encoding IS5-like element ISGlo5 family transposase, producing MRGTDVQNEALFAYVTPESFVPKDHPLRAIRSMADQALSEMSPLFDSMYADSGRSSIAPEKLLKAQLLMILFSIRSNRQLVEQIRYNFLYRWFLGMGLDDEIWDHSSFTKNHERLIGSDVAAEFLSRILAQAERKRLLSREHFTVDGTLIEAWASIKSFKPKDGPPSAGGGKNKSVDFKGKQLKNDTHSSSTDPNARLYRKGNTKEAKLCYQGHTLMENRNGLIVKTSVTTATGTGEREAAKAMIRQLPRTTRRITVGADKGYDTEGFVKELRQINVTPHVAQNNTRRKSGIDGRTTAHPNYSISQRIRKRIEEGFGWMKTIGRLRKTMYRGIEKIAWQLDLHAAAYNLVRMKNLGLGVT from the coding sequence ATGCGCGGAACTGATGTCCAGAATGAAGCTCTTTTTGCCTATGTGACGCCTGAGTCATTTGTACCCAAGGATCATCCCCTGCGTGCTATTCGCAGTATGGCTGATCAGGCACTTTCCGAGATGAGCCCGCTCTTTGACAGCATGTATGCCGATTCCGGTCGTTCTTCCATTGCCCCGGAGAAGCTGCTGAAAGCACAACTGCTGATGATACTGTTCAGCATCCGCAGTAACCGGCAACTGGTAGAGCAGATCCGCTACAACTTCCTGTACCGCTGGTTCCTTGGCATGGGACTGGATGATGAAATCTGGGATCACTCCAGCTTCACTAAGAACCATGAACGGTTAATTGGCTCTGATGTGGCCGCAGAGTTTCTATCCCGTATCCTTGCTCAGGCAGAGCGCAAGCGTCTCCTGTCCCGAGAGCACTTCACCGTTGACGGCACCTTGATTGAGGCATGGGCCTCCATCAAGAGCTTCAAGCCCAAAGACGGTCCGCCATCTGCCGGTGGTGGCAAAAATAAATCAGTTGATTTCAAAGGCAAACAACTCAAAAACGACACTCATTCTTCCAGCACTGATCCAAACGCCAGACTGTACCGCAAGGGCAACACCAAAGAGGCCAAGCTCTGCTACCAGGGACACACCTTGATGGAGAATAGAAACGGTCTGATCGTCAAGACCAGCGTCACCACGGCAACCGGTACCGGAGAGCGTGAAGCCGCCAAGGCCATGATCAGACAATTGCCTCGTACTACCCGGCGTATCACCGTCGGTGCAGACAAAGGATACGACACCGAAGGCTTTGTCAAAGAGCTCAGGCAAATCAACGTCACGCCGCATGTGGCTCAGAACAACACCAGAAGGAAATCAGGCATTGATGGCAGAACCACCGCTCATCCGAATTACAGCATAAGCCAAAGGATCAGAAAACGGATCGAGGAAGGCTTTGGCTGGATGAAGACCATCGGCAGACTGAGAAAGACCATGTATCGAGGCATTGAGAAGATTGCCTGGCAGCTTGATCTCCATGCAGCGGCCTACAACCTGGTACGCATGAAAAACCTGGGGCTCGGTGTCACCTGA
- a CDS encoding DUF4405 domain-containing protein — protein MISSTEHRTMLSPLVLTTFLVVGISGVLLAFHVKTGGVKALHEWIGYAFMAAGMLHLAVNWRTFASYVRQRASLMAITAGLVISLFTLYAGASLSPQKSHPLIQVFDQDRNGELDADEIADATITLQKMDNNRDGSVSPSELMADSTRSKGKQKI, from the coding sequence ATGATAAGCAGCACAGAACATCGCACAATGCTAAGTCCACTCGTTTTAACAACATTTCTGGTTGTAGGGATATCCGGTGTCTTACTGGCATTTCACGTCAAGACCGGCGGCGTCAAGGCCCTGCATGAATGGATCGGGTATGCATTTATGGCAGCCGGCATGCTGCATCTGGCTGTAAACTGGAGAACCTTTGCCTCATATGTGCGACAGCGTGCATCCTTGATGGCCATAACTGCCGGGCTTGTCATATCGCTCTTTACCCTGTATGCCGGAGCCTCGCTCAGTCCTCAAAAAAGCCATCCGCTCATCCAGGTATTTGACCAGGACCGTAACGGTGAGCTTGATGCGGATGAGATTGCTGACGCAACGATCACCCTGCAAAAGATGGACAATAATCGTGACGGGAGCGTGTCGCCCAGCGAGCTTATGGCTGATAGTACACGCAGCAAAGGTAAACAGAAAATCTGA